Below is a genomic region from Deinococcota bacterium.
GCCTGCACCAGAAGGTCGCCGAACTCGAAGAGGAGCTCGAGGACGTGCGCGAGGAAGAGGAGCGCGAGGGGAGCGGCCGCGAGGTCAAACCCTGCTACTTCAACACCGGCTGCTGCTGCTTTCCGGGGGGCGACATCACCGGCGTCGAGCTAGCGGGCGGCGAGATCAGGCTCGTCCACTGGCCCGACGAAGAGGGCCGGCCGCGGCCCATGGTGCTCGAGAAGGACGCGCTGGGGGCGGTGTTCGACAGGTGCTGAAGGGCGGTTTGTCCGAGCAGCTCGCCTAGCGCCGCCGAAAGCCCGCTGTTTCTGTCGTACGCCGTGTCGTATGATGACGGGGACACGAACGATTACTGGAGGTCACGATGTCGGTCACCACCCCTTCCCCCAAGAACGCGCCCACCAGCACCTCGGCGACGGGCGCGGGTTCAATCTGGTTCGACGGCGAGTTGATGCCCGAGGCCGAGGCTGTGGTCTCGGTCATGACCCACGCCCTGCACTACGGCACCTCCGTCTTCGAGGGCATCCGCGCCTACGAAACCGAGCGGGGCGCGGCGGTCTTTCGGTTGCACGAGCACAGCCAGCGCCTCTTGAACTCCGCCAAGATCCTCGGCATGCCCTCGCCGGTGACGGTGGAGGAAATCGACGAGGCCATCTTGGAGACCATCCGCAGGAACGAGCGCAAGAGCTGCTATATCCGCCCCTTGCTGTGGTACGGCGCCGAGTCCCTGGGCGTCAACCCCGGCAAGAACACCGTCCACTTCATGGTGGCGACCCTGCCCTGGGGCGTCTACCTGGGCGAGGAGGCGGTCAAGAAGGGCGCCAAGCTGATGACGAGTTCATGGCGGCGCTCGTCTGGAGACATCATGCCGACCAAGGCCAAGGCGGGCGGCAACTACATCAACTCGGTGCTGTCGAACGCCGAAGCTCGAGAAAACGGCTTCGACGAGGCGCTGCTCTTAGACAAGGAGGGCTTCGTCGCCGAGGGCTCGGGCGAGAACATCTTTTTTATGCAAGACGGCGTCCTCCACCCCATCGCCCACTCGGTCAACCTGCGCGGCATCACCCGCGACACCGTCGTCACGCTCGCCGAGTGGATGGGCACCCCCGTGCGCCCGACGATGGCGACGCGCGACGAGCTCTACACCGCCGACGAGGTCTTCATGGTCGGCACCGCCGCCGAGGTGACGCCGATCGCCGCCATCGACCGCCGTCCCATCGGCGCGGGCGTGGCCGGCGCCTTCTCGCTTCGGATGCGCGAGGTCTATCTGGACGTGGCGGCCGGCAGGGTGCCGGAGTTCGACCACTGGCTCTCCTACGTCAACGACTGAGCGAATGGCCGGAAGAGCAAACGCTTGAGAGGCGCTACCGGGCGCCTCTTTTTTCCTGCCGTGATGGGCGCAGTAGGCTGAGCCTCATGACGCAATCCTTCGCCAAGCGCGCCAAGTACGCTGAAGTCTCCGTCCGCGTGGGCGTGGGCTTTCAGCCTGGACTGAGGCCCGCTCCTGAAGCGATCCTTAAGGGAGGATGCCACATCCGTCATAGTTTCTCAGCGGCACTCGGTCTAGAATAGCCTTGTGAATGAAGCTGATCTCTTGCGGGAACTCGGCGATCGTCACGCGGAGTATCTCGTCTACGACGGCAACTTCCGGCTCGGCTACGGGCCCGAGGCGAACAGCGAGCAGAGCCTCGCCCGCCTCTTCAAAGGCTGGCGGCAGAAGATCTACCGCTTCGACAACGACTACGGCGCCTCGGTCATCTTCTACCAGCGGGTCTTTTCCGGCAAGATGGCCTGGGACCTGATGATGGCGCGCTTTTTCAGCCGCGACCCCTTCACCTTCCGCTACGCCGACGCGCCCATGAGCGACCTGCGCTGGACCCAGATCCAGGCCTTGCTCGACGACATCAAGCGCAAGGACGCCTAGCTACTCTGGCGCCGCTCGTCTCGCCGGCTTATGCGTCGCAGGCCCTGACGCGAGGCCGGGTCATGGGCTATGGTAAGCGCAACCCTATGACCCAAGACCTCCTGCTCCTCGTCTACGCGCTCGCCGCCGTCGGCGTCTTCAGCCTCCGCTGGACCTTGAGGCTCGCCCCCGCCCTGAGCGAACTGCCCCTAAAGACCGGCCTGGCTACCGCATTCCTCTTGTTGATGGCGCTAGGCGCCGGCGTGGGCCTTCTGCCCGAGGCCCTCGCCCTGCCGCTCACCGTGGTCGCGGGGCTCTATATCCTCGGGCCCTTGTCGCTGCCGGCGCTGGCGCGGGCCGCCGGCAGCGGCGCGGCCCTGGCCCTCAGCCGGCTGCTCTACTGGAGCGAGGGGAGCCGCGCCGCCCTGCGCCGCCTCCTGGCCCAGGTCGCCCTGCAGCGGGGCGAGGTGGCGCGCGCCTTGGAGCTCGCGGGCGAGGGGGACCTGCTCATCCGCGCCCAGGCCTACGCCCTGGAGGAGCGCTGGCGGGAGGTGCTGGCGCTGTCCCACCCTGGAACGAGAGGCGGGGCTGGGGATGGCGCTGATGATAACGCCTCGCTGGCGCAGGGGGCGCGGGTCTGGGCGCTCAGCGAGCTCGGCGACCTGGAAGCCGCCGAGGCGGAACTGGCCGACATGCGGGGGCGCTGGCAGCGGCGTGGTCAGGGGCCCATCGGCTACCGTAGCCTCACGCTTGCCGAGGCGCGG
It encodes:
- a CDS encoding branched-chain amino acid transaminase, with product MSVTTPSPKNAPTSTSATGAGSIWFDGELMPEAEAVVSVMTHALHYGTSVFEGIRAYETERGAAVFRLHEHSQRLLNSAKILGMPSPVTVEEIDEAILETIRRNERKSCYIRPLLWYGAESLGVNPGKNTVHFMVATLPWGVYLGEEAVKKGAKLMTSSWRRSSGDIMPTKAKAGGNYINSVLSNAEARENGFDEALLLDKEGFVAEGSGENIFFMQDGVLHPIAHSVNLRGITRDTVVTLAEWMGTPVRPTMATRDELYTADEVFMVGTAAEVTPIAAIDRRPIGAGVAGAFSLRMREVYLDVAAGRVPEFDHWLSYVND